AAATACAAAAATCGTTATCTAGACTGAGCAAAGTAAAATTTAAAATACCATTGGGTCAAGTATTTGGTATAAAACTTTTTGCCAATAGCGGTCCGACATTTAATTTAACCCTTCTGCCTGTAGGCACTGTTGAAGCCAAAATATTAGATGATTTCGAAGAAGCTGGCATCAACCAAACACGCCATAGAGTTTATTTAAATGTAAAAAGTACAGTTCAGGTAATTATACCATTCGTAAGTCAAACAATGCCTGTAGAAACTAGAGTACCGCTAGCAGATGCTATAATTGTTGGACGTGTACCGAATACATATTTAAATTTTCAAAAGGCGGCCGGCAATAATTAAAACATGAAATAATTTTTGATATTGACAATAATATAAATATATGCTATATTACAAAAATGTCAGTGAAAAGCCTAGCTAGTTGGGAAAGTAATGTAGTTATTAACAAAAACAGCTGATAGGTAATAAATACC
This DNA window, taken from Bacillota bacterium LX-D, encodes the following:
- the yunB gene encoding sporulation protein YunB, with product MRRRRARRRSSLPLPLLAIIIFVISFLYLVEKSLTGTIFAFAKAEARWTATEVVNKAVIEKVVPNITYTDLVKPERNTQDELVFMQVNMIKVNKITSEAVLEIQKSLSRLSKVKFKIPLGQVFGIKLFANSGPTFNLTLLPVGTVEAKILDDFEEAGINQTRHRVYLNVKSTVQVIIPFVSQTMPVETRVPLADAIIVGRVPNTYLNFQKAAGNN